CGCGGTGGTGGGTTTCGGCGGTGACGGTGTCGAATCCGGTGTTGGTGAACACGGCCTGGTAGCGGTAGGCGGGGAACAGTTCGCCGGTCGCGTCGCGGGCGGTGTCGCGGACGCGGCGGACGACGAGGCGGGCGGTGATGCGCTGGCCGTTGCGGGTGGGGTTGGCGAACGCGGTGCAGGGGATTTCCGCGACGTCGGCGGCGCGGACCCAGGTCCGGCTGTCCTGGTCGTAGACCGGGCGGGCGTAGGCGATCGGCTGCCACGCGTTCTCGCCGATGCCGGCGATCGCGGCGCGGACGGAGGGGTTCTGCGGTGCGGTGACGGAGAACCGGGCGCCGGCCTCGGTGATCGCGGCCAGGATTTCCCCGTGGTAGAAACCGGAATCGAGCCGGACCACCAGCGTCCCGGTCGCGCCGCAGGCGCGGGCGGTCGCGAGGTTGGCGCGCACGAACGACACCGCGTTGCGGGCGGAGTGGGCCTGCCCGCCGCGCAGCCGGGTCCCGGTGATCACCGGTGCGCAGACCGGCGAGGACAGGCAGCCGGCGAGGAAGTTCAGCCCGCGGACCTTCGTGTAGCCGAACGCGGCGCCGTCCTTGCCCGCCCCGAACACCCGGGTGATCTTGGAGTCGATGTCGAGGAACGCCAGCTCGCCGGCCCCGCCCAGCAGCCGAGGGTCGTGCGCGGCCAGCTTCGCCAGCACCCCGGTCGCGACGTTCTGCAGCTGGGCCACGTGGCCGAGGGCGAAACCGCGCAGGAACGTGCCCAGCGTCGAGGGCGCCCGCGCGCCCGCGAACAGCCGCGGCATCGCGCCGTGGCGGACGATGTCCAGATCGTCGATCGAGTCCGCGCCCGCCGCCATCCCGGCCACGATCGTCGACACCTTCGCCCCGGCGTTGGCCCCCGCCGTGGTCCCCAGCGTGAGCAGCTCGTCGGCCAGCCCGCCCAAACCGGCACGCTCGGCCAGCCGCATCACCGGCACCAGCCCCGCATGCGACACGAGATTCGGATCGTCGAACCTCGCCGACACCGCCCCGGCAGTATGCAATGATCGCATCCAGCAGATGCCCTCTCCCTCGGTGACAATTGCTCTGTCGCAAGAACAATCATCCCAGGCCAGAGGGCATCTGCGCGTCCAGACACGACCTACACCACCACAAACACCGGTGGATCCAGGTCAGAGTCCCTCAATGTTCCCTTCCCGGACCGTGGTGCCGCCGCGTCGGGCGTCCCGCTAGCATCACGGGACTTCAGCGGGGTGGATCAGAGGGGAACCGAACGTGGGCACGGGGATTTTGCGCGGGCCGGTGCTGCCCGGACGGGTGGTGGACGGCGGACGAAGACCGGAGGTCTTCCGGCCGGACATCCAGGCGCTGCGCGCCGTGGCGGTCGGGCTGGTCGTGCTGAACCATCTCTGGCCCGCCCGGCTCACCGGCGGATATGTCGGGGTCGACGTCTTCTTCGTCATCTCCGGGTTCCTGATCAATTCGCATCTGCTGCGCGAGCACGCCGGCACCGGCCGGATCCGGCTGGCGAAGTTCTACGCCCGTCGCGTGCGCCGCCTTCTCCCCGCCGCGTTCCTGGTACTGGCCGTCGTCGTGTCGGCCGCCTGCTTCCTGATGCCGTTCCCGCGCTGGGAATCCACCGCCCACGAGGCCATCGCGAGCGCGCTGTACTGGGAGAACTGGCTGCTCGCCGCGAACTCCGTCGACTATTCGGCGCTGACCCAGTCGGCGAGCCTGACCCAGCACTACTGGTCGCTGTCGG
This sequence is a window from Amycolatopsis benzoatilytica AK 16/65. Protein-coding genes within it:
- a CDS encoding IS1380 family transposase produces the protein MRSLHTAGAVSARFDDPNLVSHAGLVPVMRLAERAGLGGLADELLTLGTTAGANAGAKVSTIVAGMAAGADSIDDLDIVRHGAMPRLFAGARAPSTLGTFLRGFALGHVAQLQNVATGVLAKLAAHDPRLLGGAGELAFLDIDSKITRVFGAGKDGAAFGYTKVRGLNFLAGCLSSPVCAPVITGTRLRGGQAHSARNAVSFVRANLATARACGATGTLVVRLDSGFYHGEILAAITEAGARFSVTAPQNPSVRAAIAGIGENAWQPIAYARPVYDQDSRTWVRAADVAEIPCTAFANPTRNGQRITARLVVRRVRDTARDATGELFPAYRYQAVFTNTGFDTVTAETHHRGRAGTIEQIFADLNDSALAHFPSGRFAANAAWLALAALAHNLLRAAGSLASRFHANARTATIRAHLVAVAARLARTARTTTLHLPQHWPRADSYLGLFTATHQPDPARRKPRTT